The nucleotide window ACTCACCTTGCCACCCATACCAGTCCCAATTTTATTTGTTCGAGGGTTATATAAGAACGGATCCCGCTTGACAGCTTGCCCCTTTCCGTCCATTTTGCCTCTCACGTCATTGTCCTCGCTAGTTTCAGCGACCAATTCTGTTGCCGAGTGTCGTGTAGGGAGTTTATTCGTTGGTAAGCTAGATGTGAAATAGACGGCAAGGTCAAGGTAGTGGCAGAAACTTTCATCAGTATCGGTCTTCGATTTCGGTGGAAAAGAGAGTAGGGGAGAAGTcgggaaaagaaaaggaagaatgGAACACAAAGAACGTACCTGGCAATCTCCAGACTAACCACTATCCTCCCCCCGACCCACCACCCCACCTCACCTCTCCCATACATCCCATACACTCCCAACCCACGGCGCTTCATCACACCCAATGCGGCCATGTACACTCTACTCAACACCATTTGCGTACCCCCATCCACTCCAGATCCAGATTGCAGGGCCAACTGATGAGATAACgaagggagaagatggagagcGATGAGCGCAAGGCGTACAGTGTTGGGATGGTCGGGCAAGTTACCAAGGAGAGTGatactcttcttcagaaACTCAAGTTTCAAACTCGCCCATCCGAAATCTTCAACTCCAGCTCTGGTAAAACCTACACCGAGCTCATCATCAACTCCTACCATACCTCCGCTCGACAACCCTTTCCCTGTATCTTTCCGTCGACCATCACCTTGACCTGAACGTGCAGGTGGCCAAAGCACAAATACGCTCCTCTCAGCCGGGAATACATCCCGCAAAATATCGATTCCTAGGACCCTTGCCTGTTGGGaaaggatggagaagataCCGGCGTTTCCTTGAGTGATTTCTTTCCGGCGGATGGTTATTCCCCCTCTCCCAAATCTGCGTTGAGAGTCGGTTTCGGATGTTGTTGTCGGGTAAGtagaggaggagatggaaacGGACATACCGAGACCTAACCCTACCGACGCAGACGCAGAAGCGGGATCGGTATCAGTTTGGCTAGCTTGAGTGGTTTCGGTGGTCTGGCTCGTTTGGCTTCTCAAACTCGCTTGGCTCATGGTCGATAATCGTCGATCCTTTTCCTTATCTGCCGTACCCGCTTTACTCGCCGTGCTAATATTGGTGTTCGTGCTCATATTCGTCACAGCCGTACCCGAACGTACCCTTCCATGATTTCCATCCCTCCTTTCTCTCGTTCCAGGGTCACTTCCACTCACTTGACTTTTAATTGCAGTCGCGGTATTCAAAACCCCCACTATGGCCTCCGCAACCATCCCCCCTATCCAaccttccttcctctccatcccTACCAACCGCGCTATCCATCCCACTTCCCTCCATACTACTACCTCTTCCACCCCAGATGAGTTCGAGTCCGGGAGGAAAGAGGACGACTGGAGACATCGCAAAATGGGAGGAGAAATCGCCAGACGCGCTAGCGAAAGTATGAAATGACGCGGGATTTGGGAACTGGCCGATAAAACCCGAAGGTGGGATTTCCGTTTTCCCTCTTGCGCGTACATTGAGGTAGTAGCGGTGGCATGGGCCCGGGACATGGAGGAGGACGGgggggaggagatgggGGGGACGGGGAATAAGAACGATCTCGGCAACTCATGCCTCACCAAACAACCCAACGCCACCTCGCCCCACCCGCCCGCCGCCCAAACAATCAGCAAAAAATGAGCCGATCGGAGCGCGAGGCCGGCGTACAGGTAGGCGAGGAGATGGGTTCCCCGGTCTGTTGCTGTCTGTTGCGATTGTTCTGATCCTGATCCTGCGTCAAACTCGGGGAAGAGCAAAGGCGCTGAACTGATACATCCTAGCGCAGCTACGAATTGAGAGAAGATCTCGTTGGGGATGGGAGATGCGGGGAATGGCTGCGTTTGGGTCTGATTTTAATACCCGTTTTAAGTGGGGTTTGAATTCATTAGCGCTTCTGGATTTAGGATATAATTAgttaaaaaaaaaagactCACTCCTCCAGCTCTCCACCCCCACCCCTCCTCTATGCCCGCCACCGCCCTCCCCTCCCTCCCTGCCGCTTCCCACAACACATCCCCTAATTCTTTACACCGCTGGATCGCTTCGTCATAGAGGACGATACTATCTGAGAAAAGGCcagagaggaggagaaagTCGGCAATAATCTTTAGGAGACGGCCTGTAGCGAGGGGTGGGATGCTGGGGTTcgtggaggaggaggaaagagggagagaggTGTACTTGGAAAATGGGTGGGAGGAATTTGGGCGGTGGGTGGGTACaggagagggagatggGGAAGGCGAAGGTGATACCCCTGGGGAAGCCCCGCTaactcctcctcctcctccagtGATGGTCAAATTTGAAGACGCAGGTGATCCGGTCCCTGCCATGCTCGTCGAAGAACTACTTCTCGAAAAGGGCGACGACACGGCCAACGATCTCCTAAAAGGGTTAGTCAAAGACGACGATGAAGAACCTATCGTCGAACTCGGCCTGCCCGTGGTCGAGGTATTGATGGGAGAAGAGCTTAAAGCGGAAGTGGAAGTAGATGTGGAGAGGGAGGtagaggaagaagtgggATTCGCGGTGTGGATGGGGAAGGGAAATTCGATAGGTAGTTGTGTTTGAGTTGCCCCAGCCCTGGCAGTAATAGCAGCGGAGGAAGGGATACCACCTGGGGTGATACACCGGACTTTACCGACTATGTCACCAGCTATTGTTGGAGTGGATCCGATCGTGCTGGAAGGAGTAGAAGCGTTGGAGATGTAAGAGTTGGGAGGTTCAGATCGTGGGTGGGGGGAAAAGTTGTTATTTGAATTCTCGGCCGTTCCAGCCGATGATGATGGGGGTGGCAGACAAGTGAGAGATGGGAGGATGGTCGACGAAAGTGTCTGTAAACCCGACGGGGTCTCTAAAGATGCAGCCTATTACCTGGTGATCAGCTTTTCCTGTGTACACCTGCTACAAATGAGACCAAGGAGACTTACGATAACACCCAATTCTCCGAGGGCGTCACCAACGACTTCTCCAACCAGCTTGGTTATCCATTGCTCCAGACCTTCCCGTGGCGCATACAGCACTTCCCCTTCACCTTTGCCTTTCCTCTCTTTGCTCGCATTCGCACCGAGATTGGGATTAGGAACGACGACAAGGCGCTTGACGAGAGGGAATGGGGAAGTGGAAGGGAAAAGATAAGAGAGTGTACGATCGAATGCCGCCTCTAGGGCATCTTGCGATGAAGCAGATTTTGATCTGGAAGATGTAGGTAGTGTCGGAGTAGCCTCTCGTTCTCCAGTATCagcttccatctcttcGTCTGACAGCTTATACCCTTCCACCTCCTGATGCTCCTGCGTCCGGGAGAAAGTATCCTCTTCGCCGTCCACGGCAATACCAATCACCACCAAAGGGAACTCTGATATCCTGAAAAGCGAAAGAGGATAAAGATGGTTTGCCGGCGGGGAATGCGTGTATGTCAGGTGGACTTGATGTCCACTACCGCCTCCGCCTCCATTTCTCCCGTAACCTCCGTACCCTCCAGGCGAAGTGAGGTGCGGGAAGAACCTCAGACGCGGGTTAGGCCCTCCGCCTCTGTGCAACTCGGGATGGAAGGGAGGGACAAGTTCATCAGTGCGAAGTGTCTGGTGCCCCTTGATTACGTCGGTATAGTGGTGGAACGTAGACTTGGAGATGGGAGCGTGGGCGTGGACGGGGACCAAGAGGACTTGGAGTTTGGCAAGTGAGAATGGATCTGCAATGGCGGATAAGGGTGTATGTGAAGACATGTTGTGCCAACGCTGGAAACGGTGATGTTGGAAAATGTGTATATTTACAAGTAGCAAATGAATACGAGCGTAATGGGGGAAGACGTCGGACGTGTCGCGTTTAAGTCACGTGACGTGTCACAATGCATAGGTGGGAGATTTACCCAAGATAGATAACCTGATACACTCTAGAGATGTACCAGAGCATGCATAGATTCCTATATGCATAGGTAATAATGCAGCAATTGGCATTTACAGCGAAAATGGTACTAATAACACGCGATAATGACGGCACGGCCGAACCAGCAGTCCGCCAAGGCGGATCCGGCCACCGACGAGGCAATAATAAATATTAGCGAGAGCCAGGGGAGATTTTGTTTGGTTCCTTCGCCTTGTCTTCTGTTTTTCCgttcttcttttcctttaCGTCGTAATGAGGTGCCGCTTACCAGCAGCTAATTGTTAGCGATGTGTGGGCTTCCAGCTGTAATATGACTGGGTTTAACTTATGCAGGAAAGGGTATGAGGAATAATCCAAATTAATTACCAGTGAGAGACGGCCGAGCTGTCCTTGAATGCAAGGACCGATCCATATCTAGTATCGGAGGTGGCAACTCAAGATGCGCCCACACACGACCCCAGAAGCCCTTTCTAAAGGACTCTAAAGGACTCTCGAAGACTTTTGGGACCCATCAGTAGATTAGGGGTTCCAGCTCTCGGAAATCGTACATTGAAACATCGTAGAATTACACCTCATCAGCATCGACCGACCACACTTTGTTTTACTCTCCTTTCAGCAGTGTGTAGATAACTAAAGCAGTCACACGCGACCTTCTGGCAGAATTGCGATAATAAGGCTGAGAACGGCCGGTATCAGATAAAGTGGATTGCTATTGAAGAGTGCATTTGATCAGCGTCGCGCATCCCTCAGAGCCAGGGCCATGATCTTACTGGAATGCTCCTCGCAATCTGTAAGATTGTTGGCATTTGATTCAGACTCTatttctttcccttttgGCGTCGTCTTTCTGGGAACTTATCCAGAGGATTGTCAGATGACGCTCGCTCAAGACAAGGCAATGGAATGTTGTTGTTGTAGTAGAGCAATTTCGGTGACCGGAGAAGTTGCACATCACGACATAAAACTATATAGCTCACATGTATCGAAAGGCGAATTAAGGATGGAGGAGATCTGGGTGTAGAGGGAACAAGAAGGGCCAATATGTGAAATAGATGTGGTGGATTGTTTGAGGAGAATTCATATCTAGTCAGGTGGACAAGCGATATACGGATTTATTTCGCTCATAATTCAATCAGATCCTAGGCATCACGCCAGGCGCGTTTGTTCCCATTTCAATGATTTCACACATACTTATCGTATCCTTTACCTCCAAGCTTCATTTATATTAACCACTCCACCGACTATGCCCGCCACAAGGCaaaaagaggaaggtgaTCAAACGCCCAATGGGACCCAAAAGAGGCCGCGAAACGCCAACAAACAATGGGCGACTGATATCGACGACAACGGTGTCTCCGC belongs to Cryptococcus gattii WM276 chromosome I, complete sequence and includes:
- a CDS encoding uncharacterized protein (Similar to SGTC gene model, INSD accession EAL21540.1); this encodes MSSHTPLSAIADPFSLAKLQVLLVPVHAHAPISKSTFHHYTDVIKGHQTLRTDELVPPFHPELHRGGGPNPRLRFFPHLTSPGGYGGYGRNGGGGGSGHQVHLTYTHSPPANHLYPLSLFRISEFPLVVIGIAVDGEEDTFSRTQEHQEVEGYKLSDEEMEADTGEREATPTLPTSSRSKSASSQDALEAAFDRTLSYLFPSTSPFPLVKRLVVVPNPNLGANASKERKGKGEGEVLYAPREGLEQWITKLVGEVVGDALGELGVITLSSTILPSLTCLPPPSSSAGTAENSNNNFSPHPRSEPPNSYISNASTPSSTIGSTPTIAGDIVGKVRCITPGGIPSSAAITARAGATQTQLPIEFPFPIHTANPTSSSTSLSTSTSTSALSSSPINTSTTGRPSSTIGSSSSSLTNPFRRSLAVSSPFSRSSSSTSMAGTGSPASSNLTITGGGGGVSGASPGVSPSPSPSPSPVPTHRPNSSHPFSKYTSLPLSSSSTNPSIPPLATGRLLKIIADFLLLSGLFSDSIVLYDEAIQRCKELGDVLWEAAGREGRAVAGIEEGWGWRAGGTQTQPFPASPIPNEIFSQFVAALGCISSAPLLFPEFDAGSGSEQSQQTATDRGTHLLAYLYAGLALRSAHFLLIVWAAGGWGEVALGCLVRHELPRSFLFPVPPISSPPSSSMSRAHATATTSMYAQEGKRKSHLRVLSASSQIPRHFILSLARLAISPPILRCLQSSSFLPDSNSSGVEEVVVWREVGWIARLVGMERKEGWIGGMVAEAIVGVLNTATAIKSQVSGSDPGTRERRDGNHGRVRSGTAVTNMSTNTNISTASKAGTADKEKDRRLSTMSQASLRSQTSQTTETTQASQTDTDPASASASVGLGLGMSVSISSSTYPTTTSETDSQRRFGRGGITIRRKEITQGNAGIFSILSQQARVLGIDILRDVFPAERSVFVLWPPARSGQGDGRRKDTGKGLSSGGMVGVDDELGVGFTRAGVEDFGWASLKLEFLKKSITLLGNLPDHPNTVRLALIALHLLPSLSHQLALQSGSGVDGGTQMVLSRVYMAALGVMKRRGLGVYGMYGRGEVGWWVGGRIVVSLEIARIGR